GTGCTATGTCAGATCTCGAATGGGCCATGCAGTATGTCTGGGATAGAATCACCGCCACGGTATGTGACTTGACTTTGTTTAACGCCAGAGAACTGACTATTCCAGGTGGCTACCGGACGCAAGACGGCCACTGTTGGTGTGGTTGGTCTCAGAACAGATGGTGAGTGGTAGCCTACCAGTCAGCACCCATTGGGAACCTTGTCTCATGTTCGGAGCAGGAACTATCAACGacttggaagaagagaaCTTCTCTAATATCTCTATTCTCTTCGGTCTTGGCCAGTATGTGGGGCTTGATGAAATGACTGTTTAATGTTGAGTTACTTGACTAAATCATCTTGTAGGGTCCTCATGCCTGATATTCGGAAACTTCGAGAGACGATCAAACCCAGCAAGACTGACAGAGGTGATGGTATGTGCCAGTTGAAGTATTTCTAAGCTGCTAGTTCTGACTTTATACGAGCCATCTCCTCTATCATCATTGCCATGCAGATGATCATTGAGTACaccaagaaaaacaaatACAAGCGCAAGATTGTACTGGTGACCAATGGTACCGGTGCGATGAGCGACGATAATATCGAAGGTATCATCGAAAAGATGAAAGAAGTCAACATTGAGTTGGTGGTCATGTATGTTTCTTGCCGCTGTTACTTTACATGCCATCCTAACACTATCTAGTGGTGCCGATTTTGATGACCCCGAGTATGGTGTCAAGgaagaagacaaagacaTTCGAAAGGTACCAAGCTGTCCTGAATGTTTTTGACCCATGTTAATGAAATTCCTCTCAGGCTGAAAACGAGAGCCTTCTCCGAAGCCTGACCGAGGACTGTGAAGGTATTTATGGAACGCTGGAGCAAGCTGTTTCGGAACTGGATACTCCCCGAATCAAAATAACCAAGAGCATGCCATCTTTCAAAGGAAATCTCATGCTCGGCAATCCCGAGGAGTATGACACAGCAATCACTATACCCGTGGAGCGATACTTCCGAACTTACGTCGCCAAGCCGATCTCAGCGAGCTTGTACGTGTTACGCTCCGGCAACGAGGCCGGAAGTCAAGCACCAGTCAAAGACACTAGTGAAGGCGATTCTCTCACCTCGGTGAGAACATCGCGGACATATCAGATCACAGATAAGTCTGCGCCAGGGGGTAAGATCGACGTTGAACGCGATGACCTCGCCAGAGGGTACGAGTACGGACGTACAGCAGTTCCTATCGAACAAACCGAGGAAAATGTCGCAAATCTACAAACCTTTGCTGGCATGGGGCTGATCGGGTTCGTTCAGAAGGATCAGGTCTGTCTCCATAGGAATCCCAATTGTTACAGCAGCTAACCCTGCCACTTAGTATGACCGGTACATGCATATGTCCAACACGAATATTATAATCCCTCAGCGTGCAAATGACAATGCGTCTCTTGCGTTATCTTCTCTTATTCATGCACTTTACGAATTGGAGTCCTATGCGGTTGCCCGACTGGTGACCAAAGAATCCAAACCACCGATGCTCGTTTTGCTAGCTCCATCCGTTGAGGCAGATCATGAGTGCTTGATCGAAGTACAACTTCCATTTGCAGAAGACGTGCGGTCATATCGGTTCCCACCTTTGGATAAGATCATCACTGTCTCTGGCAAGGTGGTAACGGAACACCGCAACCTCCCAAGCGCCGCTCTGAAAGATGCGATGAGTGATTACGTGGACAGCATGGATTTCGTTACCACGAATGATGAAGGGTAATCAGAGCTTGTTTGATTATCCAGCAAACCAGCTAATAAAGCCAGGGAACCCACGGACGATCTCCCAATTGACGAGTCATTCTCACCATTACTACACCGCATCGAATCAGCCGTTCGATACCGTGCTGTGCATCCCAACGATCCTGTCCTTGACCCCTCAGAGCGACTCACGGAATTCGCACAACTCTCAGTAGACATGGTCAAGAACTCCAAGTCCCATCTTGAGAAATTGATGTCTATAGCAGATGTTAAGAAAGGCGAGCCTGTCTATATCTACACTCTGAAGAAACCCTACTGACCAACGCATTCCGTTATGCAGTTCCACCAAAGACCAAAGGCCGTAAACGCCAACGCGAAACAGAGAAACCGCTCTCCGGTCTTGACGTCGACGCCCTCCTCAGCCTCGAACCCAAGCGAACAAAAATATCTACCGAGAATGCAATCCCAGAGTTCAAGCAAACACTTTCCCGCGCAGAAAACATCGACGCAATCCACGACGCTGTGCAGCAAATGGCTAAAATCATTGAGACCCAGATCACGCACAGTCTCGGTCACTCAAACTACGACCGTGTTATCGAGGGTCTCGGTACTATGCGTGAAGAGCTGGTGGATTATGAGGAACCGGTGGTGTACAATGACTTTGTGCGCCAGTTGAAGGCTAAGATGTTGCGGGAGGAGCTGGGTGGGGATCGGAGGGAGCTGTGGTGGTTTGTGAGGAAGGGGAAACTTGGGCTTATTGCGAAGAGTGAGGTGGATAGCTCGGCTgttgaggaagaagaggccCAGGAGGTAAGGCTCGATATCTTGGTGTGGA
The nucleotide sequence above comes from Penicillium digitatum chromosome 1, complete sequence. Encoded proteins:
- a CDS encoding Ku80, with the translated sequence MAEKEATVYIVDMGRSMGERHHGRAMSDLEWAMQYVWDRITATVATGRKTATVGVVGLRTDGTINDLEEENFSNISILFGLGQVLMPDIRKLRETIKPSKTDRGDAISSIIIAMQMIIEYTKKNKYKRKIVLVTNGTGAMSDDNIEGIIEKMKEVNIELVVIGADFDDPEYGVKEEDKDIRKAENESLLRSLTEDCEGIYGTLEQAVSELDTPRIKITKSMPSFKGNLMLGNPEEYDTAITIPVERYFRTYVAKPISASLYVLRSGNEAGSQAPVKDTSEGDSLTSVRTSRTYQITDKSAPGGKIDVERDDLARGYEYGRTAVPIEQTEENVANLQTFAGMGLIGFVQKDQYDRYMHMSNTNIIIPQRANDNASLALSSLIHALYELESYAVARLVTKESKPPMLVLLAPSVEADHECLIEVQLPFAEDVRSYRFPPLDKIITVSGKVVTEHRNLPSAALKDAMSDYVDSMDFVTTNDEGEPTDDLPIDESFSPLLHRIESAVRYRAVHPNDPVLDPSERLTEFAQLSVDMVKNSKSHLEKLMSIADVKKVPPKTKGRKRQRETEKPLSGLDVDALLSLEPKRTKISTENAIPEFKQTLSRAENIDAIHDAVQQMAKIIETQITHSLGHSNYDRVIEGLGTMREELVDYEEPVVYNDFVRQLKAKMLREELGGDRRELWWFVRKGKLGLIAKSEVDSSAVEEEEAQEFLAAN